One segment of Candidatus Omnitrophota bacterium DNA contains the following:
- a CDS encoding 4a-hydroxytetrahydrobiopterin dehydratase: MADPLAQRKCKPCEGGAAPLPENAARLLLADVQGWELVDGTMIRKTIACNDFFHAVSVIQRIAPIAEAEDHHPDLHLTNYRKLTIELSTHAIGGLSENDFILAAKIDQLLS, translated from the coding sequence ATGGCTGATCCGCTCGCCCAGCGAAAGTGCAAACCGTGCGAGGGTGGCGCGGCTCCGCTGCCGGAGAACGCGGCTCGTCTGCTGCTCGCTGACGTTCAGGGATGGGAACTCGTCGATGGAACGATGATTCGAAAAACTATCGCCTGCAATGATTTTTTCCACGCCGTCAGTGTCATTCAGCGCATCGCCCCCATTGCTGAAGCCGAAGATCATCATCCGGACTTGCATCTGACGAATTATCGAAAGCTGACGATTGAATTGTCGACGCACGCCATCGGCGGGTTGTCGGAGAACGATTTCATCCTCGCCGCGAAG
- a CDS encoding transcription elongation factor GreA: MSLARMSDTYLTNEGLAKLQAEHKALLAQKRELTEEVSKAAAMGDLRENAEYHAARERLQHVSKRLAELDGKLQRVQLIDGLAIKDGEARVGIKVTLKDLQTNEEFSYVLVGPEEADPKNGKLSIAAPLGKTLLGKKPGEEFTLTLPKTLVPYRILKIERV, from the coding sequence TTGAGCCTTGCCCGCATGTCAGACACCTACCTCACCAACGAAGGCCTCGCGAAACTCCAAGCCGAGCACAAAGCGCTCCTCGCCCAGAAGCGCGAGCTGACCGAAGAGGTCAGCAAGGCCGCAGCGATGGGCGATCTGCGCGAAAACGCCGAATATCATGCGGCGCGCGAGCGGCTGCAGCATGTCTCCAAACGCCTCGCCGAGCTCGACGGCAAACTCCAGCGCGTGCAGCTCATCGACGGTCTCGCGATTAAAGACGGGGAAGCCCGCGTTGGCATCAAAGTCACACTGAAGGATCTGCAGACGAACGAGGAATTCAGCTACGTCCTCGTCGGGCCTGAAGAGGCGGATCCGAAAAACGGCAAGCTCTCCATTGCCGCCCCGCTGGGCAAGACGCTGTTAGGAAAGAAGCCAGGCGAGGAGTTTACCCTGACCCTTCCCAAGACGTTGGTGCCGTACCGCATCCTCAAAATCGAACGGGTGTAG